The following proteins come from a genomic window of Melospiza melodia melodia isolate bMelMel2 unplaced genomic scaffold, bMelMel2.pri scaffold_28, whole genome shotgun sequence:
- the LOC134433861 gene encoding olfactory receptor 14J1-like, protein MCYDRYVSICKPLHYGTLLGSRACAHMAAAAWASAFLNALMHTANTFSLPLCHGNSLGQFFCEVPQILKLSCSHSNFRKIWMSLLAACLGFGCFVFMVFSYVQIFRAVLRIPSEQGRHKAFSTCLPHLVVVSLFLSTATFAYLKPSSISSPSLDLAVSVLYSVVPPRLRRRLQRQHFRSLLGC, encoded by the exons atgtgctacgaccgctacgtgtccatctgcaaacccctgcactacgggaccctcctgggcagcagagcttgtgcccacatggcagcagctgcctgggccagtgcctttctcaatgctctcatgcacacagccaatacattttccctgcccctgtgccatggcaatagcctgggccagttcttctgcgaggttccacagatcctcaagctgtcctgctcacactccaactttagaaaaatttggatgtCATTGCTTGCtgcctgtttaggttttggttgttttgtgttcatggttttctcctatgtgcagatcttcagggctgtgctgaggatcccctctgagcagggacggcacaaagccttttccacctgcctccctcacctggtcgtggtctctctgtttctcagcactgctacatttgcctacttgaagccctcctccatctcctctccatccctggatctggccgtgtcagttctgtactcggtggtgcctcca cgcctgcgtCGCAGACTGCAGAGACAGCACTTCCGGTCCCTGTTGGGTTGCTAG